The Thermocrinis albus DSM 14484 genome segment CCAACCACACTCCACGTAATCCATATGGAACTCGTCCAGTTTCTGCAAGATACGTATCTTATCCTCTAAAGAGAAGCTCACACCTTCTGCCTGAGAACCATCTCTCAAAGTAGTGTCATAAAGGAAAACCTTCTCCATGACTTTATTAATTTATAATTTTTCTTGCTGGCATGGGCGCCCAAATGCCGCCTGCCGGGTACGTGGGCGCTTTGCGAAAAGGCGGGGTACAAGTAGCCCGGCGCCGGCTGAGACATTGGCCGGCAAAAGAGATAAAGATGCAGTTCTTTTTAGACACAGGTAACGTAGAGGAGATAAAGCAAGCCCTGGACTGGGGTATTCTTGATGGAGTTACCACAAACCCAACTCTCATAGCCAAGACAGGAAGACCTTTTATGGAGGTAGCTCGCGAAATAGTAAAACTGGTAGACGGACCTGTAAGTTTAGAAACGGTGTCTCTTGACGCCGAAGGCATGGTGAGAGAAGGAAGAATGTTGGCAGAGTTGGGAGATAACGTGGTGGTGAAGATACCTATGACTCCGGAAGGCATGAAGGCGGTACGCATTTTAGAATCGGAAGGGATACCCACCAACGTAACTCTTGTATTTTCCCCTACACAGGCTCTCATAGCGGCCAAAGCCGGCGCTACCTTTGTCTCTCCTTTTGTAGGAAGGTTAGACGACATATCGTCGGATGGTTTAAAACTCATAAGGGAGATAAAGCAGATTTTTGAAAACTATGACATAGACACTCAGATCATAGTGGCAAGCGTACGTCATCCTATGCATGTGGTGGAGGCTGCCCTCATAGGAGCTGACATATGTACCATGCCCTTCGATGTTATGAAAAAACTATTCATGCACCCTCTAACGGAAAGAGGTATAGAACTGTTCCTGAAAGACTGGGAGAAGGTTCCTGACAGACCCTTCTAATTTTTACCCAACAACCGCAGAAGATCGTTGAAGATCACAAAGATAGAGAGGGCTATTATGAGAGCCATACCTAGCCTGGCCCATACCTCTTTAAAGCTGTCAGGTAATGGTCTCCTGAGTATGGCTTCCACCAGAAAGAGTAAGATGAGACCTCCATCCAGAACGGGGAGGGGGATGAGGTTGAAAACAGCCAGCTGCACAGATATAAAAGCCATAAGACCTAAGAAGGTCTGAACTCCCTGTTGGGCAGATTCGCCTGCCATCTGAGCTATGGCTATGGGACCGCCTAAGGTACGGATAGACAACTCTCCAGTCGCCAGCTTGCCTAAAGCGGTTAGGGTGAGTACGGTAAGCTGGTTAACCTTTTCTGTAGCGTGTTTCAACGCTTCAGAGGGAGAGTACCTGATCTTTATAGTACCGATAGAAGGAGATAGGCCTATCACGTAGTTACCGGTACGCGGGTCCTTCTTAGGTACTACTGTAACGTCGAGGATCTGATCCTTCCTCTTTAAACGGATGGTGAGAGGTTTCCCTCCGGAGTTTCTTATAGCAGATACCGCATCGTACCAAGAAGTTATAGGTCTTCCCTCTACCTGAATCAGTCTGTCTCCCGGCCGTATACCAACCTGCCAAGCAGGACTGCCCTCCAACACTTTACCCACCACAGGCTCCAGTAGAGGTTCAGCTCCGAAAGGTTCCGGTTTGTTCCTTTGGGTATGTAAGTAAATTACCTGCCCTTCTCTGAGAATCTTTACCGTAAGCTCTCTTTTAAGTACGGTCTTGGAAAGAACTTCTTCCACATCCCTCCAACTCTTTACCGGATTGCCGTTTATCTCCAAAAGGAGATCTCCCTCCTTTATTCCCATACTTTGGGCTAAACTCTTATCCAAAACATACCCCACCCTGGGCTCCTGAAGATAGTAAGAGGGCACTTCTCTCCCCCACACGTAGATAAAGGTCAGAAGGAAGATGGCTAACACAAAGTTAAAGAAAGGTCCTGCAAAGGCCACCAGTATCTTCTGCCATGCTGGTCTTGAAGAGAAGGAAGATGGGTCGTCAGTTTTGCCCTCTTCTCCATAAAGTTTTACGTACCCTCCAAGGGGTAACAGGGATACTCTGTACTCGGTATCTCCATAACGCCTACTCAGTAAAGGTGGACCAAAACCTATGGAAAACACTTCCACCTTTATCCCCAACAGCTTTGCCATAAGGAAATGTCCCAATTCGTGAAACCATACTAAAACGCCGATCAAAACCAAAAAGGCTATAACATACTCCATCAGCTCTCTCCTATCACCTTTACCACCACTTTTCTCTCCCTCGGTCCATCAAACTCTGCTAAGAATATAGCCTCCCATGTTCCTAAGAGAAGTGCCCCGTTCTCTACGGGAACAACCCTTGAGTTACCTATAATGGCGCTACGTATGTGGGCGGCCGAGTTGCCTTCTGCATGGGCATAGGCTTTATCTTCCCACGGTATCAGTTTTTCCAGAGCGTAGGATATATCTTTTATCACGTCTGGATCAGCACCTTCGTTTATAAAGACAGCAGCTGTAGTGTGAGGAACATATATGACGCATAGTCCCGATCTTACTCCGGACCTTCTTACCTCCTCTCTCACCAGGTGGGTTATGTTAACAAAACTGGTCCTTTTGGTGGTTTTTACCTTAATCACACCCATGCTAGCCCAAGATTATCTTAAAGGTACATCTCTCGTGCCCTTGTGCTGCACAACTGACTTCTTTCACAGAGATCTTCCTCTCCAGAAGCTCACTGAGGAAACCCTCAAAAAAACCCGCCATAGGTTCACAGACTGGCTTATCACTCTTCCCTATGGCCTCCACCAGTATAGATCCCTCCACCCTTATCTCCATAGTCTCTGTATCGTAATCAAAGACCTCTAAAAGACGCGATGACTCTGCTATCACCGTAAGCACATCAAGGGCCTCATCCAGTGTATCCACCGTCACTCCGTACCTCTCCTTCAGTATCTTCCCCCCTTTGCTGCCACCGTAGCGGGCAGCTTTTTTGATGAGTTTATCTATACCGAACTTGCTGTACTTATGAATATCCCTGTAGCCGTCTATAAGGGCCTCCCTGTGAATAAGAACAGACTCTCTTTCTATAGCCTCTGCCAAGGCTCTGAACCTGTCCCTCAGATGTTCCATCCCATACTCCTCAGAATGGTCTTTCCTTCCTCAGATATTTTATCTTTATCCCAAGGTGGTTCAAAGACAAAGTTCACTACCACATCCTTAAGCTGAGGTATTTGAGAAAGGACAAACTCCCTTATGTAATGAGCAAAGTAACTCTTCGCGGGACAACCTTGCACTGTTAAGGTCATATCCACATAAGCTATGCCATCCTTTACCTGAACGCCGTACACAAGACCCAGGTTCACTATATCCAGGGGTATTTCAGGGTCCTTCACTTTTTTCAAACTTTCCAAGATCAGCTCCTCAAGAGTCATGTTTTTCTAATATAAGCTCCCACTCCCACAAAGTCTTTACAATAAAGGAAAGATCATCAAAGGATGGTTTCCAACCTGTCAAAGTAACTAGCTTGGCGGGATCAGCCACCAGCTCAGGAGGGTCTCCTTCTCTTCTCTCCGTGTAGCGTACCTCGAAATCTCTTCCCGTAACTTCCTTCACCACCCTTATTACCTCCAGTACTGAGTAACCTTTACCGTACCCTACGTTAAACACATCACTTTGACCACCTTCCAAAAGGTACTCCAGTACTCTAAGGTGAGCGTTGCAAAGATCGGTAACGTGTATGTAGTCCCTTACACATGTACCATCAGGTGTGGGATAGTCGGTACCGTAAACCTCCAGATAGGGTATATCACCTTTTGCCACTTTTACCGCCCTCGCTATAAGATGTGTAGGATTCTGCTTTACAGGACCTAGTTTCAGCTCAGGATCAGCGCCTGCCACGTTGAAGTACCTGAGTATCCCAAACTTCAAGCCCTCTGCTCTGGCAAAGTCCTCCACCATCCTCTCACCCATCAGCTTACTCCACCCGTAGGGGTTTATAGGAACCGTGGGATCTGACTCCTTGACAGGTAGGGAGGAAGGAGTGCCATATACTGCCGCACTGGAGGAGAAAATCATGTACTTGACACCTGCTCTCTTCATAGCTCTCAGAAGGTTCCAAGTGGCCTGAAGGTTATTCTCGTAATACTCTAGAGGTTTTCTTACACTTTCGTGAACCAGTATCTTGGCAGCGAAGTGCATAACAATATCAGGTCTAAAGTCCAGCATTAATTCTTCCAGCGGTGCATAAAGGAGAAGATCCAAAACCACCAACCTGCCGTAAAGGACAGCCTCACGTTTCCCTGTACTAAGGTTGTCTACCACAAGGACTTGGTAACCCTTTTCTCCCAACAGTTTCACCATGTGGGAGCCTATGTATCCCGCACCTCCAGTCACCAACACTTTCATACCGTTATCTCCCTCAGCCAGTCCCAGTTTTCCAGAAACCACTCCACCGTTCTTCTTATTCCTTCTTCTAAACTAACCTGAGGCTCCCATCCCAGTAGGTCCTTGGCCTTACCTATGTCCGCCCACGTGGCCTGCATATCGGCCTTGTGGAAATCTCCGTACTGCAACTGTACTTTCTTTCCAGTGTACTTTTCCACAAGGTCTATGACCTCTAAAAGGCTGTGAGGTCTGTTACCTCCCAAGTTTATTATCTGGTAACCCAAAGGTGTGAGAGCTCTTACTGTACCTTCTGCTATGTCATCTATGTAGGTAAAGTCCCTCTTCTGACTTCCGTCTCCAAAAACCTGGATAGGTTTTCCTTCAAGAGCCCATTTGATGAACCTGAAAACACTCATGTCAGGTCTTCCTGCAGGACCGTAGACGGTAAAGTAACGTAGAACGGTCACGTCTATACCGTAGAGGTAGTGGTAGGTGTAGGCTATCACCTCGGCAGCCTTCTTGGAGGCCGCATAAGGTGATATGGGAGTGTTAACAGGAAGATCTTCACGAAAGGGCATACTCTGCCCTGCGTATAGGGAGGATGTGGAAGCGAGGACGAATTTCTGGACACCGTATCGCTTACAAAGATCCAGAAGATGGAGGGTCCCTAAGGCGTTGGTTCTCATATAGACGAAGGGGTCTTCCATAGAGGAACGTACACCCGCTCTAGCTGCTTCGTTGATGACAGCATCAAACTTATGTACCTGAAACACAACACTGAGAGCCTCCATGTTCTCCACATCCACCTGATAGAAGACAAAGGATGGAAATCTCTTAAGGTTCTCCAAGCGATGCCATTTAAGGCGCACGTCGTAGTAATGGTTAAGGTTGTCTATCCCCACTACATGGAAACCTTTTTCCAGAAGTTTTTGTGAAACCTTCCATCCGATAAAGCCTGCACAACCGGTTACGAGAATAGTGGGCATTGGCATATTATACAGAACTTTTTGAAAATTGCGGGGGCGGGATTTGAACCCGCGACCTCTGGCTTATGAGGCCAGCGAGCTACCGGGCTGCTCCACCCCGCGTCAGAACCTTAAATATTATAACTCATATAATCACAAGGTCAAGGGATATCTCCGAAAGAGGTTCCGCAGAAGAACTTTTCACCACCACTATGTTTTCTAACCTAACACCCCACTTACCGGGTAAATACACACCCGGCTCTATAGTGAACACCATACCCTCCTCTATGTAATCCTTCACATTCTTGTAAACCCTCGGATATTCGTGTATCTCAACCCCTACACCGTGACCGGTAGAGTGGTTGAAGAACTTACCTAAACCTTTTCGGGTTATGTGATCTCTAGCTGCTCTGTCTACATCTGCCAATCTGTTACCCACCTTGGCCTTTTCTAAAGCATACATGTGCGCGTCTCTCACCACCGTGTACACCTTTATAAACTCCTCATCTGGTTTACCTATATGGATGGTTCTTGTAAAATCGGTGCAGTATCCTTTGTAAAGGATTCCCATGTCTATGAGGAGGGGGCCCTTATCTCCTATGGTACGGTGAGATGTCTCCCAGTGGGGTATGGAGGACCCTTCACCAAAGGCCACTATGGCTGGAAAACTCTCACCTGTGGCACCTACCTCAAATGCCCTTTGCACTATGAAGGCTCTGATATCCATCTCTTTCATACCCGGCTTCACGATAGATAGAACATCCCTGTATATACCATCTGCTTTAAGCACACCTTCCTTCATTATGGATATCTCCTCGCTGGTTTTAACAGCCCTTACCCTGTCCAAAAAGCCCACAAAACCCACCCACCTAACATCCTTCGTCCTCAACTTCTTTCTGAACTGGCAGGTGACCCTGTCTATCTCAAAACCAACGCGCCTCAAACCCAACTCCCTCACCATCTGTTTGAGAAATCCAAAAAAGCTTCCCCGGATCTCCAGCACCTTCCAGTCTTTAAGAAGATCTTTGGCACGATGATAGTATCTTCCATCCGTCATAAAATAAGCGTCCCCTTGAGTGAGGAGTACGTAAGCGTTGCTGGACCTAAAACGGGAGAGATAAAACACGTTTGCCTGCGAGCTGAAAAGAAAGCCGTCCAGATCCTTCTCCACCACTAGGTTCTTTACCTTACCCAGAATGTCTTTCATGGGACAACATTCTCCTGTACTTACATACTGTGCGTCTCGCTAGGTTTATACCCTTGGCCCTAAGAGCTTCGCAGAGTTTTCTGTCACTAACATCGCCCAGCTGCTGTATGACCTCCTTTACCGCTCTTAAAACCTCCTCGGTACTGTACCCGTCCTTACTTTCCCTCTTGAAGAAGAACTTAATGGGAAAAATCCCCACAGGTGTTTTGACGTACTTGTTGGATAGGACTCTACTTACCGATGAAAGACTCACGTTGACCACTTGTGCCAGCTCCCTCATGGTGAGACTCTTGAGGGGCCCCTTTCCTAAAAGGAAATCCTTCTGCCTCTCCAGTATAAGCTCACCGGCCTTCCTTAGGATGTTCCTTCTCAAAGATAAAAGAACGTTCCAGCGTTTTACCTTTTCCAGAACCTCCTTGGGGAGATCTTCCTCTCCTCCTATCTCTATAAAGTCATCTCTGACCACCACGTACCACTCCTCGCCGTCCCACTCTAAGAGGAGATCCACACTACCTGAAGAGTACTCGGTAGTTTCATCTTCCGCAGGATAAAGCTTCAGTCTACCGGCAAGCTCCTTCACAGCTTTAGAGGCCCTTCCCGTTCTGAAAAACTCCAAAACTTCTTTAAGCAGATCCCCATTATCTGGAAACATCTCCTCTATCTGAACCTTTATAAACTCCTCCATACTCTTACTGGCTATACCTGTAGGCTCCAGTTCCTTCATGATGAACTCTCTTATGTCCTCCACATAGTCGGGATGCACACCCCATCTTTCCGCTATAGAGTTAACATCTCCTCTAAAGAAACCTCTGTCGTCAAGACAGTAGATGATATCCATAGCTACATCCAGTTCTGTACCGTCAAGTTCCATCTTGATCTGCTGCAGAATGCTTTCCCACCAACTCCTCTTGCTGGCCACTTGAGGAGCCGGTAGATCCTGGCGAAACCACCTGACACGTCTGCTCATAGTCTGAAAAACATAAGGAGCATCCTTCAGGTCCTCTTCCAAAATGGCCTGAAGTTCCTC includes the following:
- the fsa gene encoding fructose-6-phosphate aldolase, with translation MQFFLDTGNVEEIKQALDWGILDGVTTNPTLIAKTGRPFMEVAREIVKLVDGPVSLETVSLDAEGMVREGRMLAELGDNVVVKIPMTPEGMKAVRILESEGIPTNVTLVFSPTQALIAAKAGATFVSPFVGRLDDISSDGLKLIREIKQIFENYDIDTQIIVASVRHPMHVVEAALIGADICTMPFDVMKKLFMHPLTERGIELFLKDWEKVPDRPF
- the rseP gene encoding RIP metalloprotease RseP — its product is MEYVIAFLVLIGVLVWFHELGHFLMAKLLGIKVEVFSIGFGPPLLSRRYGDTEYRVSLLPLGGYVKLYGEEGKTDDPSSFSSRPAWQKILVAFAGPFFNFVLAIFLLTFIYVWGREVPSYYLQEPRVGYVLDKSLAQSMGIKEGDLLLEINGNPVKSWRDVEEVLSKTVLKRELTVKILREGQVIYLHTQRNKPEPFGAEPLLEPVVGKVLEGSPAWQVGIRPGDRLIQVEGRPITSWYDAVSAIRNSGGKPLTIRLKRKDQILDVTVVPKKDPRTGNYVIGLSPSIGTIKIRYSPSEALKHATEKVNQLTVLTLTALGKLATGELSIRTLGGPIAIAQMAGESAQQGVQTFLGLMAFISVQLAVFNLIPLPVLDGGLILLFLVEAILRRPLPDSFKEVWARLGMALIIALSIFVIFNDLLRLLGKN
- a CDS encoding secondary thiamine-phosphate synthase enzyme YjbQ is translated as MGVIKVKTTKRTSFVNITHLVREEVRRSGVRSGLCVIYVPHTTAAVFINEGADPDVIKDISYALEKLIPWEDKAYAHAEGNSAAHIRSAIIGNSRVVPVENGALLLGTWEAIFLAEFDGPRERKVVVKVIGES
- a CDS encoding V4R domain-containing protein, with protein sequence MEHLRDRFRALAEAIERESVLIHREALIDGYRDIHKYSKFGIDKLIKKAARYGGSKGGKILKERYGVTVDTLDEALDVLTVIAESSRLLEVFDYDTETMEIRVEGSILVEAIGKSDKPVCEPMAGFFEGFLSELLERKISVKEVSCAAQGHERCTFKIILG
- a CDS encoding metal-sulfur cluster assembly factor, with the protein product MTLEELILESLKKVKDPEIPLDIVNLGLVYGVQVKDGIAYVDMTLTVQGCPAKSYFAHYIREFVLSQIPQLKDVVVNFVFEPPWDKDKISEEGKTILRSMGWNI
- the galE gene encoding UDP-glucose 4-epimerase GalE — encoded protein: MKVLVTGGAGYIGSHMVKLLGEKGYQVLVVDNLSTGKREAVLYGRLVVLDLLLYAPLEELMLDFRPDIVMHFAAKILVHESVRKPLEYYENNLQATWNLLRAMKRAGVKYMIFSSSAAVYGTPSSLPVKESDPTVPINPYGWSKLMGERMVEDFARAEGLKFGILRYFNVAGADPELKLGPVKQNPTHLIARAVKVAKGDIPYLEVYGTDYPTPDGTCVRDYIHVTDLCNAHLRVLEYLLEGGQSDVFNVGYGKGYSVLEVIRVVKEVTGRDFEVRYTERREGDPPELVADPAKLVTLTGWKPSFDDLSFIVKTLWEWELILEKHDS
- a CDS encoding GDP-mannose 4,6-dehydratase, translating into MPTILVTGCAGFIGWKVSQKLLEKGFHVVGIDNLNHYYDVRLKWHRLENLKRFPSFVFYQVDVENMEALSVVFQVHKFDAVINEAARAGVRSSMEDPFVYMRTNALGTLHLLDLCKRYGVQKFVLASTSSLYAGQSMPFREDLPVNTPISPYAASKKAAEVIAYTYHYLYGIDVTVLRYFTVYGPAGRPDMSVFRFIKWALEGKPIQVFGDGSQKRDFTYIDDIAEGTVRALTPLGYQIINLGGNRPHSLLEVIDLVEKYTGKKVQLQYGDFHKADMQATWADIGKAKDLLGWEPQVSLEEGIRRTVEWFLENWDWLREITV
- a CDS encoding M24 family metallopeptidase; amino-acid sequence: MKDILGKVKNLVVEKDLDGFLFSSQANVFYLSRFRSSNAYVLLTQGDAYFMTDGRYYHRAKDLLKDWKVLEIRGSFFGFLKQMVRELGLRRVGFEIDRVTCQFRKKLRTKDVRWVGFVGFLDRVRAVKTSEEISIMKEGVLKADGIYRDVLSIVKPGMKEMDIRAFIVQRAFEVGATGESFPAIVAFGEGSSIPHWETSHRTIGDKGPLLIDMGILYKGYCTDFTRTIHIGKPDEEFIKVYTVVRDAHMYALEKAKVGNRLADVDRAARDHITRKGLGKFFNHSTGHGVGVEIHEYPRVYKNVKDYIEEGMVFTIEPGVYLPGKWGVRLENIVVVKSSSAEPLSEISLDLVII
- a CDS encoding RNA polymerase sigma-54 subunit RpoN, which encodes MLRNQVKASVEAKLNLTILLKGHLQLLTVPSEELQAILEEDLKDAPYVFQTMSRRVRWFRQDLPAPQVASKRSWWESILQQIKMELDGTELDVAMDIIYCLDDRGFFRGDVNSIAERWGVHPDYVEDIREFIMKELEPTGIASKSMEEFIKVQIEEMFPDNGDLLKEVLEFFRTGRASKAVKELAGRLKLYPAEDETTEYSSGSVDLLLEWDGEEWYVVVRDDFIEIGGEEDLPKEVLEKVKRWNVLLSLRRNILRKAGELILERQKDFLLGKGPLKSLTMRELAQVVNVSLSSVSRVLSNKYVKTPVGIFPIKFFFKRESKDGYSTEEVLRAVKEVIQQLGDVSDRKLCEALRAKGINLARRTVCKYRRMLSHERHSG